From the genome of Nitrospirota bacterium:
CCTGCAGGATGATCAAAACGCCATATAACAAGGCCGCAGGGAACATGGTGACTGAGGCGTACCCTTTGGGGTACGTCGCAGGGAGACATGTGACCGAGAACGCCGTTAGATGGCGTTTTCATCATCCTGCGGTTAAAAGGCCAATGTGCCCTTGACCACCATCACACATTGCCCCCCCACCTTCACCGTCTGGATCGCGTCGTCCTCCGATTCCACTTGGACCAGGATGCGGGACGGACGAGCGATCTCATAGCCCTGCTCGACGATGAGTTCCGTCATCGGCCCCACTTCCACCAGCCCATTATGGACCAAATAAGCGCCCATCGCTCCGCTGGCGCTCCCTGTGGCAGGATCTTCCAGGATGCCGATCGAAGGCGCAAACATTCTCGTATGCACTGTCGCATGGTCCTCCACCGTTACGCTCGTAAAGACCATAATGCCGTTGGCGCCGACCCGCCCACAGACCTCGATAATCGCCGCAGCGTCCGGCACGATCGACCTCACGGCCGTGAGGGTCCGCACCGGCACAATCAAGACCGGTAGTCCGGTCGAGACCACCATCACCGGCCGATTCGTATCGGTGATCTGGTTTTTCGACAGGCCCAGAGCCTTTGCAATGTCGAACAGATCGTCCGAATCCTCCACCGACCCGAGAAACAGCGGTTTCGGCTGGGTCATCACCACCCGGGTAATTAGCCCCTCTTGCGCATGGATCTCGACGGGAAAGAGGCCGATATTGCATTCCTGCATCACGCGAGTCACGCCATCGGTGATGGCAATCAGCCCGAGCTGGGCCAAGACGTAAAAGGTCCCCAGCACTGGATGACCGGCAAAGGGAATCTCCTGTGTCGGGGTGAAAATTCTGAGGCGCACAACGGCCGCAGGGTCCGTCGGCGGCAACACGAAGACCGTCTCGGAGAGATTCATCTCCCGGGCGATCTGCTGCAATTGATCATCGTCGAGACCCTGCGCTTCGGGGAAAACCGCAACCGGGTTCCCGCCGAACGGCAGCGAAGTAAAAACATCGGCTTGATAAAATTTGAGCTGGTGTCGCTCAGGCATTCGGACCTCCTAGCAGGCTGAGGAGCAACGACTGTGACACACACTATAGAACATTTTTACAGGATGCTCAAAAAGGTCGCCCGCAAGGCACAGACGATGCGAGCATCCTGCTACGCAGGCTGCGGAAGCGCTTCAAACTCCTGCCTCATCGGACTCCGCAGATAATTCTCCACAAAGTTCTGGAGCGAGCCGTTCCGGTAGAGCAGCTCGTTGGCAAATCTCGTATCGATCTTGTGCAGGACCTTGACCGTCACGCCGGTCTTCTTCGCAAACTGCTCCAGCGTCACCCCCGTGATATCGCTATAGGGGCCGCGGCCCGACTGCATAATGCACTTGGGGATATGGATTATTTTCTGGTTGGTCAGCCTGCGGGCGATGTCGTCGAAGGTCAAGAGGACCGTACAGTCCGAATCGCCACTCAGCAGCGCGTTCGGCACATAGAGGAACTTGGCGCGGTTCTTCCGGTACAGAGTCAGGACCTTGTGGACGCTCGCAGCCGTGACGACCGTATCCTTCTTTTCCAGCTCCAACGAATCAAAGCTGCTCACGATCCGTTTCCGGTTGAGAAAGGCCGTCGCATAGGATTCGGTATGGATCGTCTGGAGGTTCGGCAGCCCCGCCTCATAGATCCGCAGCGCTTCCCCCGGCAGATGCTTCCGCCCCTGCCGCATCAGATTCGACGTCTCCTCTTTCAAACCTCGCACCGGCGTCAGGGTCCCCATCCAGAGCACGCAGTCCTTATTGATCGAGGAGATCAAGGCCGCATCCTTCGACATCGTGTGTTCATCGAAGGCGTAAAAATTGGCCGACGAGACAGCCGGCCCATCCAAAACTTTCAGCACATGTTTGACCGAGGGGGCATGGGGCATCAACCTCTGGCGGTAGTCGCTCAGGGTAATGACCGACAGCTCGAAGTTGATCCGTCCAGGGAACTGCGCCACGAGCTGATGGATCTTCGGCACATGCACATATCCCACGGTAAAGAACTGGATGCTCTTGTCCGTATAGGTGAGGAAGTCCTCGACCCACTCCATCGCCTTCGGATGGAGGAACAGATCGGTCCATTCCATATATTCGTTGCCGCCCAGACACCAAAACTGTTTCGGGTCCGTGGGCTTCTTGCTGATGTAGTCGAGGATGTATCTCCAATCCTCGTCGCTGGTTTTGGGAGGATCGAGCGTTTCGCGGTAGGAATGGTCCAGCTCGTAGCAGAACTCGCACTTCACCGGGCAATCGCGCCCCAGGCTGAGCGGAATCTTGCCCGCGTCCATTTCCTTGCGCAGGACCTCACGATAGTCTTTGTTCGTGAAGATGGGAACGGCTTGAAGGATGGGCAGTTGCGTCGGCATCGTTTGACAGATTTATATCACGTTTGTCAGACTTGCCCTATGGCCGAGGTAACCCAAGAAGACGTGAACCACGCATTGGAGGTACTGGGACTGACCCTCCCCATCACCCCCGAAACCCTTGAGCAGACCAGGCGAGCGCTGCTCCATACCTGGAACTCCGCCCGTTACGCAAATCTGACCAACAACCCCAAACAGTACATGCAGTCTTACAAGAAGGCCGAAGAGATGACCACACTCATCGAAGCAGCTTACGCCCTACTCTCCGCCGTGCTAGTTCCGGATGATGAAAACGCCACCTAACTGCGTTCTCAGTCGTACGTCTCCCTGCGACGTACCCCAGAGGGTACGCCTCAGTCACCGTACTCCCTGCGGCCTTGTTACCTGGCGTTTTGATCATCCTGCTAACCCGCATCGTGGCTCGTGACTCTGGCCATAACTTCATCCCCCTCCGACTGTGCCACCGGCCAGGTAACCAGGCCTGACACACCGTCCGGCGAGCCAAGGATCTGCGTCTGCTGGGCATAGATCTGCGGCAGCTGGTTCGTCCCGAACTTGGAGATGTAGAGGAAAACGTGCTCGCGGGAATTCACCCGCACGGCCCAGGGCTGGAAGTCGTTCTTGTAGAATTCTTCGCAGAGCTGCATCGCATCCATACAGGAGAGCGTGCTCGGATCGTTCAACGTGTAGTAATAGTCCAGGGGCAGATCGTAGTCCTCTTGCTTGTGGATCGTAATGCCGAACTTCTCCGGGTTCCGCACCATCGGCGTATGGCGATAGGCCACAAAGTAGAAGAGCTCCACCGAATGGATCACCGGCTGGTTGTCGATGACGAACTGGCGGGTCTCCAGCGCCTCGTCCCTCGTCTCGCCTGGGAAGCCATAGAAAGCCATCACATGGTTCCAGATCCCCGCCTTGGCCGCCTGATGGAGGTTGTTCTGGATCACGCTCTTCTTGGCATGCTTGTCCATGAGGTTCAGCACCCGCTCGTTCGCCGACTCCATCCCGTAATAGAGGGTGCAGCAGCCGGCCTTCGCCGCCAGGTCCCAGATCTCCTGGTCTTGCAGCGTTTCTTCGAACCGGATCAGCGTCGTCCACTTGATCCCGACGTTCTGCTCGACCAAGAGTTGCGACACCTTCTTGAACAGGGCCGGCGGGTACGACTCATCAGAAAAGAGGAAGTGCTTACAGTGGTACTTGTCCCGCAGCGTCTTGATCTGCTCGATCACTTGCTGAGCCGGCACACCGCGATATTGATCGAAGTAGCCCTGGCCATGGTCGCAGAACGTGCAGCGGCCCCAATAGCAGCCGCGCGTCGCGAGGTAGGGAATGATCAGCTCCGGCACGAAGTATTTCTCCAGCGGCAGCCCCTCGAAGTCCGGCAGAGGCAGCGACGTCGTCTTCTCCGTATAGACTTCCAGATTCCGGTGGAGGCCTGACTCATCGCGATACATCAAGTTAGGCACGGAGGCGATAAGCCGCTCCCCGTTCAAGGCCTCAATCAACCAAAGCAGCGCATGTTCCCCTTCATAGAGGATGGCCGAGTCGAAGAGCTCTGTGAAGAACCGTTCCTGGTTCGGCAGCTCTTCCTGCAATCTCGTGATGACATTGCCCCCCACCACCACATGGATGTGGGGGAAGGTCTCCTTGATCATCTTGCAGAACGTCAGGCCAGCCAGCAGCTGCATCTGAGTCCCGATCGAGATCCCGACCACGTCCGGCTTCTCTTTCGCCACAGCCGGCATCACCAACTGGTTGCAGATATCCCGATAGACGTTCACCTGTTCATCGTCCAGACAGGCAAAGACCTCTTTCGAGACGCCGGGCCGATAGCCCAGGTTGCTTTCCATCGGATAGAACACGATCGAGGCGGGATAATAGGCAGCGGAAATGTAATGCATCACCTCGCGGAAGCAGTTCAGCGCCCCTTCCAGCTTCTCAGCCTGATAGAACCGCTCGCCCCGCACGATCAGCTTGGCATCCTCGGCCCGCTCCGCCAGATCGAACACATCCACCGCATAGGCCTGCTCCACCACGGATTTCTGATGCGCCTGCTGCTCGGTCAGGGTCCCGGCCTTCTCTTTATCTTGAAGGGGCTTGAGCTGCATCCCTAGCCGGGCCTTCACCCAGATCAGGAACTCCATCGTGAAGAAATGGTCGTACATCTCGATATTGATGTCGCGCTGCACAACCTTGTGGCCCGCTTCGCGGAGTACCGCCGTCAACGAAGGCAAGGCCAGATAGGGAGCCGTCGGCACCCACTCAGGTGGGAACAGCAGCATGACCTTCGACTGCTTCCGATCCTCTTGCTTGATCGGAGCCAAGCCTTGGATTTGTACGAGTCCTGAGCTACTCATGCGTGGTTTCTTTCATCGTCATTCGTGAAGCGTCTCTTCAGATCACTCAGCACTCAGCACCCAGAACTCAGCACTATTCAACGTCACATTTTTCCAGCTAATGATGGGGCCACGCTGACAATCTTCGCCGCCTTGAACTGCAGATCCTGCAACTTCTCCAAGCCGAACTTCGCGATGTAGAGGAAGATGTATTCGCGGATGAAGAGCCGCAGGTCCCAACCGGGATTATGGTTCCGCTCGAACTGTTCGAAGACCCGCTCCGCCTCTTCGATACTCATCCCGTTCTTCACCGTGTAGTAATAGTCGAGAGCCAGGTCCCATTCCGAGTTCTTATAGGCGGTCACGCCCCACTTCTCCGGGTTCTTCGCCACAGGGTTGTGGCGCCCCAGGTCGAAGGTGCCGAAGCCCAGCGAATGCACATGGTCTTTGTTCTGCTCCAGAAACTCCACCGAAGACCAAGCCTCTTCCTTCGTTTCACCGGGAAAGCCGAAGAAGCCCATGCAATGGTTCCAGATGCCGGCCTTGGCCGTGAGCTCTAAGTGCTTCGTCATGATCTCCGTCGTCGTGGCCTTGTCCATCAGCTTCAGCACCCGCTCGTTCCCCGACTCATAGCCGAAGTGGAGATACTTGCAGCCGGAGTCCTTCGCATCCTGCCAGACCTGATCTTCCAGCAGGCTCTTCTCAAACCGCATGTGGGTCGTCCAGACGATGTCCATCTTGGTCTCGATCAAGCCACGAGCCAACTTGCGAAAGAGCGCCGGTGGGTAGGACTCGTCGGTGAAGTGGAAATGCTTCGCCCCGTACTTATCGCGCAGATGCCGGATCTCCCCCAGAATGTCCTGAATCTTCTTCGTGCGATAACCAGCCGTATAGCCCTCGCCATGGTCGCAGAACTCGCAGCGGCCCCAATAACAACCGCGCGTCGCCAGATAGGGCAGGATTTTCGTCGGCACAAAGTATTTCTCCAACGGCAGCCCGTCGAAATCAGGCGGAGGCAGCGCATGCATGTCTTCCGCGTAGCTCGTGGCAGACACATGGACGCCGGTCTCGTCCTTGTAGATCGTATTGGGCACGTCCGCCAGGCTCCGCTTAGCCCCCACAGCCGACACCAGCTGCACGAAAGCCGTCTCCCCTTCATAGACCACAGCGCTATCGAAATATTGGAACAGAGGCGACTGGGGCAGCACATCGCGCAGGCGCGTGACCGTGTTCCCGCCGATCGTCAGATGGATATGGGGGAAGTGCTGCTTAATCAGGGCGCAGAAGGTCATGGAGGAGAACATCTGCTGCTGCAAGACGATTGAGATGCCGATCACGTCCGGCTGTTCTTCTTCGATGGCCGGCTTCACCAGCTGCTCGAACACATCGCGATAGATATTCACCTGGGTATCGTTCACCGCGTCCATGACCTCGGAGGAGACGAAGACCTTATAGGACAGATCCGTCTCCATCGGCGGCATGCAGATCCGCGCCGGGGCATAGACCATCGAGATAACGGACGTAACCTCACGGAAGACATTGATAGCCCACTCTAACTGATCGATTTCGTAAAAGACTTCCCCTCGGATGATCGCCTTGGCCTTCTCCGCTTTCTTGATCAATTCATCGATCCGCTGGCGGCTCAAATCACAGAGGGAGAGCTGCAAATCCATCTCGGCGTCACTCAGGTCGCGCTTCTTCGAGAGCTTGCGGAGTCGGTCGAGCTGCTGCGGCACCCGGCGCAGGACCCTCTTGAGGAAGTCCTCGCTGAAGTACCAGTCCCACATTTCGAGGTTGATGTCTTTTTGGATAACAGTATGGCCGGCCTGACGAAGGACGGCGGTAAGGGAGGGAAGGCTGAGATAGGGTTCAGAGGGGAACCAGTCCGGCGGGAAGATCAACATGACCTTCATCTTCCGGCCGCTGCTGGCTTCGGAAGCTTGCCGCTGGAGCAGAATCAGCTCTTTGGAGGCCCGTTCGCCCTTCGAATACTCAATGCGCATGCCGGCCTGCTCTCCTATCGTACCGGCACCCTGAAATCCTCAGAATGCCAAATGGTTAGGGCAGAGAAGCGTCATTGTACGAGGGCGGAAGAAGGATATTCAAGGGCGGGAATGGCGCGACTATTCTCCATAGCCGCGCTGCGGCTACGACCGAATGAGCTTGTCGTACTCTGCGTGTGTGCCGATCCAGAACCAAACGATACCATCCGGTGCTTCCACCCCTACCGCTCGGTACTGAAGTCCAACTCTGGCCGACCAGAACCGGCCCACTTGCTTGAAATGCAACGACGGATGCCTGGGGTTTGCCTTCAGAAGTTCAAATGCGTGATCAGCCTGTTCGCGGATCGAGGCAGGCAGCACGTTGTAACAGGTCCAAAAATCAGGTGAGGCGTGATGGATTAAAGTCGTTTCGACTGGCCGGAGGTGTATGCACGGAGAGCTTCCTCGCCTAACGCATCGAGCTTGCCAGCCTTCACATCGGCCTCGAACTGACGGTCCCAGGCCTCTGCGTCGAACGCCGCATACCACCGACGAAACGCCGCGAGCTCAGCGGGAGAAAACTTCGCAATCTGTTGTTCAATGGCTTCTACGTTGCTCATATATCACCTAATCCCGCCAAGACCTGCGACGCGCTTGCCGTCTCTCCTCGCTCGGCTTCTGCGATAGCCGCGAGCAGCTTGGCCTCCTCCTGAGGAAGGAGCTCGAATGTTTCGTCCCCCTCCGAGGCCAGCACCGTCACAACCGTTCCTTCAGGCAGACTCTTCGCATCGACCTTGATCGTCCCGCCATGGACTGTTCCAGTGGTAATCAGCATAACGGCATCCTAGCATTTCAGAGAGAGGCCGTCCAACGTCCGGAACGATCTGTCCCGTCCTTATTCAAGATGGGTCCGCGGTATGCTCAAGGAGCATAATCAGCTCTGTGGAGGCCTACCCCCCTGACACCTCCCTCGCTCTCATCATAAGATCCCGCATCAGCGGCAGAACCGCTTCATCCACATTCAAGGCATAGACCTGCCAGGCTAGAAAACGTAACATACCGAAAGCTCTTGGCCTTTGTGAGACCCATTAAGGAGCCCAACGATGCGTATGAAAAACCCTCCCCACCCAGGATTGTCGGTGCGGCATGACTGCCTCGACCCGCTCGGGCTCTCCATAGCAGCAGGAGCAAAGGCGCTGGGTGTCACGCGGCAGGCCATGAATAACCTGGTCAGCGGCAAGGCCGGGATTTCCGCCGAAATGGCGATCCGGCTAGAAAAAGCATTTGGCGGCGGCGCGGAAACCTGGTTACGGATACAGGCAGCCTACGATCTGGCGCAGGTAGAGAAACAGGTTGGAAAGATCAAGGTTCGGCGCGTGAAAGACGCATTGGCATCGGCCTAAAGCCGATCAGAGCGGGAGGGAAAGGCAGGGGCAGCCCGGTACTTTTCCATGTTTGCTGACCGCTCACACAAGAGCCTATTGTATTGACGAAACATGGGCGGTGCTCGGTCAATGGTGTAGTTTTGAGGGGAAGGTCAGTACGGCAAATTGCAAAGCGATTCGAATGGAATCGACGCTCGGTCACGAGGACGACTGAAAAGATTCTGAGACAAAGACTCCCGACCCTTTCCTCTCTTCATGGCTGTGAGGTGCTCATGATAGTTGCATTCAGGCAGTTAATAACATTCGGTATGTTTTTGATCGTTATTTCAGGGTGCGCAATAGGGCCCACGGGAGGCAATATACGACATGATGAATCTGTGCCTGTAGTACTGAATACAACGATGGATTACCAAGGCACGATACGAGAAATTGCCCGCGCTATTCAGAAAATAAATACCCTCGAGTATGACAGTGTAAATACAGGGGAAATTCGATCAATATGGACCGTTATAGATACGTGCTGGGCGGGGCTGGCGCGAGGAGGTTCATTGCCATGCGCAAGAATGCGAACGGTGGTGCACGTTATGGATACTCAACCAGTTACGGTAACAGTGCGTGTAGAACGGCAGGTAACGCAAGAACACGAAAATACTTATGTGATGATGGCATTCCTAGGGCCATTGTTAGGAGGAATGGTAACTCAGCCTGAATGGGTAGATATGGGCATTGATCGTGAGGCAACGCGAAACTGGCAAGAGCGAATCAAACAAATCATAAATACACAGGGAAAGACATACCCATGACGCCACAATAAAAGATGGGGGACAAGAAAATGAATCGTGAGTCTTTTTCTTGACAGGATTGCGACGATTTCGCTAGAAATTCTCCCATGCCACGCCGCCCACGCCTTGCTGCTGGAGACCTCGCCTATCACGTCCTGAACCGTCGCGTCGGACGACTCCCCTTGTTTGGCACACCCGCTGACTACGCCGCATAGGCTTCCTGAATCAGGCTTGTATTTTTGGACATCCGGGCATAGCCTAATCGCACGAACCAGCCGAGAGGAGACCCGCATGGCAAAAGCCAAAGCTGAAGCGCTCGCGATGATTCAGAAACTGCCTGACGATGTAACCACCGGCGCGATCATGGAAGAGCGGTTCTTCAAGCAACAAGTGGAGAAGGGTCTTCAGGACGTGGCGGAGGGACGGCTTCTCACGCAGGAAGAGCTGAAAGAAAGAATCGCCCAATGGCGCAAGTCAAATGAAAGAAACGTGGTCAGGTCTTGCAAGCCAACATTCCTCGGATAGCCACAGTGTCAGGCCCCATTTCCCGGCGCACGCTGCTCTAAGTTATGCGGGAGCTAGCCGGTCGGTAGACTCAATAGTGACGCCGCACAAGGTCGAACGTCCGGCAGACTAGGAAGCGGTCCGTGAAACACACGCGCATTATCGTCAATCACTACGGCGGTCCCGAAGAACTTCGGGTGATTGAAGAAGAGTGCCCCGAGCCGAAGGACGGTGAAGTGCGGGTGAGAGTGCTGGCCGCGGGTGTCTCCTTGCCCGACCTGATGATGCGCGAGGGCATTCATCCCGAGACGCCCCCGCTGCCCTTCACGCCGGGATGGGATCTGGTGGGCGCGGTGGATCGGCTCGGCGACGGTATCTCTGGAATCGAACCAGGCCAAATCGTTGCCGCGCTGCCGATCAGCGGTGCGTACGCAGAGTTCGTCTGCCTGCCGCAACGTGAACTGGTTCCGGTGCCATCTGGGCTGGACGCCGCTGAAGCTGTCAGCCTCATTCTGAACTACGTCACGGCGTACCAGATGCTGCATCGTTCGGCTCACGTCAGACCGGGCCAGCGCGTATTGATTCACGGCGCGGCAGGTGGGGTTGGCTCGGCATCCTTGCAGCTTGGGCGCCTGGCCGGACTGGAGATGTACGGTACCTGTTCATCGCGAGGGGCGTCGGTCGTTTCCAACCTGGGCGCTATCCCAATTGATTACGAGCGTCAGGACTTCGTGAAAGAAATTCATCGCCTCACGAGCGAGGGCGTGGACGTTGTCTTTGACAGCATCGGTGGCACGCATATCTGGCGTTCCCGCAAGGCTCTGCGTTCTGGCGGGACGGTCGTGGCCTATGGCCTTACTGGCTCGCTACGTGGAGGACGATTGGCTTCAGGTCATTCAGGTGGGCGTCACCGCTTTCGCGGAATCGCCATCTTCGGGTTATATATTGCCGGTGGCTGGCTTTTCCCGGGCAGAAAACGGGTGGTCCCCTACAGCATCCAGTGGCTTAAACGACTGAGACTGGCATTGTTTCGGCAGGATTTGATCGCTCTACTTGACCTCCTTCAACAGCGAAAGATCAAGCCTCTGATCGCGCGGCGATTTCCCCTTACCGAGGCAAGACAGGCGCACGAGTTGCTCGGGACGGGAGGCGTCACAGGCAAGATCGTGCTCGTGCGCAACGGATCGTCGCTTGAATCAGGAGCGGCGTAACCACGGTATGCGGACAAGAAAATGGGAGAGGCTCACTGCTGTCCAAGATCGCTTTGGCAAAAAGTTATCTTGGACAAGAGGGGGAGAGGCTACTTTTCTGGCGGCGCCCTTGGCCTTCCTCGCCTCCGCATCGTCGATTCCAATCCCAGCGTCGCGGTAATTTTTACTTTCCAATCCTCTCTTCCAATCAGACTTCGGATGATGAGCACCGGGCACTCCATGAGGAGGCGATTGCCCTTCCTGATTGACTTCGCACTGACCACTCCGTTAGATGAAGCGCATGAACTGGGATGAAAAATATCAAAAAGGCGAGGTGCTCTGGGATAAAGGCGCCCCGGCTCCGGCGATGAAGCAGTATCTGGCGCGTCATCCGGTGCGTGGGCGTGCGCTGGTGCCTGGCTGCGGCCGCGGGCATGAGGTGGCGCTAGCGGTGGAGCAGGGGCTGGATGCAACGGGGCTGGACATCGCGCCGACTGGGATCGCGGAGGCGCGCGCGAAGTATCCCCATCTGGCGGAGCGCTTCGTGACGGGAAGTTTGTTTGATCCGCCGGAGGCCATGCGCGGCGCCTATGATGTAGTGCTGGAACATACCTGCATGAGCGGGCTGCCTCCGTCGCTTCGCGCCGATTACCGGCGTGGCATCGATCTCACGCTGCGTCGTGGAGGCTTGCTGATCGGGGTCTGGTTCATTAATCCGGCGCTCGGCCCTGGTGAAGTGGGGCCTCCCTTCCCTTTCAGCGAGGCTGATCTAACAGCGCTCTTTGCAAAGGACTACGACATCGTCGAGGATTATGTGCCGGATGTGGCCTTTCCCGGTCGCGAAGGCCGGGAGCGGGTGCGCGTACTGCGCCGCGTGACGGGAAACTAGGCCCACTGGTCTTTCTGGTTCGTCTGGTCTATCCAGTCTGTCGAGTTAGTGTGACTCGACGAACGGGCAAGGCCAGCCAGGAAATCTTTGTCGTTCGTCGCTCATATCTCGTCGTTCGCAAAGGAAGATCATCTGGCTTACGCGGATGCTGGCAACCTCCTGAGGCTTACCTCACGGACAGGGACCGAGTCCAGCCAGCTGTTTACGCGCTTCGTCGAGAAGATCCTGCGTCGGTACACCCTGCAGGGGATCGCGAAATCCTTGCTTGCGCAATTTGAGCACCCCTTCTGCGTGTTTCACCGCCTGGCATAAATCTCCCTTGCGTTTCTCCTCAGGCTTGAGGAGAGCCATGCGGTAGAAATCCAACGCCAGCAAATTACTTACCCACGCCGTGCGTTCCGTGCAATAGCCGTTTTCGTCATCAGCACATCCTGAAGGCCTGGCGCGGCCTTCCCGGGACACGACTTCAAGGGAGTTGGCGTATTTGTAAAAATGGCTGTGGCTGCCGAGGTAACCAGCCCCGTTTCGGTCTTTTCTGTATCGCAGCCTCTGCACTTCGCCCCGGTAATACCATCCATGCCCGTCACGCGGATCGATTGCCAACTGAAAATCGATAACGGAGTCGATCGCTTTGAACTCATCCACTGACAATTCACGGGCGTAACTCGCTTCCAGCATTGCCGCATATTGATTCTTCAGCCTGCGGACTGATTCCGTAACAATCGGCTGCCTGGAGGCCACAGGCAATTCCCTCACGCATCGGCGGTAGGCTTCTTCCGTAAGACGTGCCGGGTCGAAGTACCGGCACGAACGATAGAGCGTATACCAATATGGAAGATCCGCTTTGAATGTCATGCGATTGGCCTCAATGCGCGCGCCTACGACTTCTGCGCCGGCCTTGACAAGATGCTCGAACGGAACGGCGGCTAAATCCATGGCCTTTAAATCGGCGGTCAAAAAGCTCAGCTCAAATCCTTTGTCTGCGTACAGCACTTCGTCCACGATGGCCTTTCCGGGGTCCGTGAGCGCATTCCGGCATGCCTCAGGCAGCTTCTCCCACTCATCGGCCAGCCATTTTTCGATTTGAATCGAGCCGAGATACTCCGACGAGGTGGAGGGAACCTTCATCACCACGTACGCTGCTGATTTTGCCGTTGCGCCAAAATGGACCGGCAGAATTTGCTCCAGCATTTGCAAGTCGACTTGCGCGCCGCTCGTGTCTAGCGCCTCAAAGTTGCCACTGGGGCCTTTCCCTCGATGCACCTTGAGCGACGCCTCATTCCCCTTGCCCCTTTGAACTTCCTGGCACTCCTGCAACGACCCGGCCGGGGTTCTGACAATGTTCCCGGTTGAATCTATTTGGGTGATTGTGCCGGGCTTGAAAGTATCCCGCGGAAAGTCGAAAACCCTGAACCCCGCCCGAGCAGCCAACTGCGCGAGAGAAGCCGACGGCTGAGTTGGCGGCGTGTTCATTTCATTCCTGGCTGGCTGACAACCCCAGAGACACAACGCCACGATTGAGGTCGTCAAAAGTCCTACACGCATCTTAGTCTCCCCCTCCACACTTTTCAGCCGGCAACGATTATCATGAGAAAATTAAACGGTGTCAAACATCGCTTAAGTGCAAAGAGTGCCAGAACCCATTTCGCGACGCGTGGCGGGAGCTGGTTTATCTGGTGTCTTCGGCCTGTCTCGTGCGTGTGGTGCGACGAACGAGAGTCCACGAATAAGGCAGCTTGACGAGCGGTCGTTTCGCACGCAGCATGAATCCAGGCGTTTCAACTACGCTGACTGTCTCATCCCTCGCGTTTCCCGGTCCTTCCTCACGCGATCGATTCTCCAGTCTCCGCCGTTCCACCACCGATGTCGCTCTGCGCACTCGTCACGACACGCGCACAGCGGAACAAGGAGCAACCCCGATGGCCCTACAGAAACCCATTACCGACCGGACCCTCGACATGCTCCAAGTCCCCCTGGAATGCGAGTTCGAGGCCTTAGTAGCTCGCTATCCGGAATTCACCTGGAATGAGCTCTTTCAAGAAGTGTCTCGCTTGAACCGCACAGGGCAGGTGAAAGTGACCAGGGGGGTTGGGATCTTTACCCTCAAGCAAACTGTCGCTGTGAAATAAGCACCGGCCATGCCACAGGGCCAGCCCCCTTTCACGGCCGTGGCGGGGAGCTGGTGCATCTGGTTTATCTGGTCTTTCCGAGAATATAAAATGGCACAGGCTGAGCTGGCCCCTTTTCTTCTTCCGCGGGTTATTGTCCCACTTTGAAATTATCCACGAAACCACGGCTAGTTTATCCAGATCCTTTTACTCTGGACGATCTCCTTTACTGTCTTCAGCACGCGCAATTCGCA
Proteins encoded in this window:
- a CDS encoding methyltransferase domain-containing protein, producing MNWDEKYQKGEVLWDKGAPAPAMKQYLARHPVRGRALVPGCGRGHEVALAVEQGLDATGLDIAPTGIAEARAKYPHLAERFVTGSLFDPPEAMRGAYDVVLEHTCMSGLPPSLRADYRRGIDLTLRRGGLLIGVWFINPALGPGEVGPPFPFSEADLTALFAKDYDIVEDYVPDVAFPGREGRERVRVLRRVTGN